In Myxococcales bacterium, the DNA window CGCCGTGGAAGATCTGGACGATCGTCTTGGCGCCGCGAGCCTCGAGGCCGCGCGCGACACGGGCGAGGCTCGGCACGTGGGCGTCGTCGAAGGAGCCGAGCTCCCCGGGCCAGCCCTGCCCGTCCTTCGTGACGTGCGACGCACAGGTCATGATCGACCCGAAGCCGCCGTCGGCGCGGCGCAAGAGGAAGTGGAGCTCGTCGTCTCCGAGGGTGCCGTCGTCGTGGCTCTGCTGGTTCGTCATCGGCGCGAGGGCGATGCGATTCGGGACCTCGAGGCCCGAGCGGAAGGTGAGCGGCGCGAAGAGCGGAGAGGACATGGTCCTCCCATAGCCGACAGAGCGGTCCGTGCGCACCCCTCTTGGCGCTGCCTGAAGCCCCGGCAAGGAGAAGCAAAAACCATATACAATCAAAGACTTGAGAGCACGCAGCATGGCAAACCGGGGCGGCGACGCAGGCTTTTACGGGCGTCGACCAGGCCACGTGCTACGCGGGAGTGCATGCGCGTTCGCCGTGGGGCTTGGCTGCTCTCCACCATCGTCGTGACGGGGCTCGGGTGCGAGCACGTGGACGACGCTCGTGAGGAACGAGACGCGTCACCGACGGCGGTCCCCACGCCCGTGACCGCTCCGGCTCCTGTCGACGCGAGCGCGGACACGGGCGAAGCCGGGGTGACGGCGCCCTCTCGGCTCGCACGGCTCGAGGCGCTCGTCGCGGCGCTCCGGGCCGAGCCCGATGCCGCGAAGCGCGACACGCTCGTCGACGGGTTCATCACCACCACGGAGGGCGACGGAGGCTTTCCGATCCTCGAGGCGGGCAAGCTGGCGATCGTCCACGTGGATCGCGAGCGGCGGGGCGGGACGTTCGCGGTCGCCGGCGATCACAACGGCTGGAGCGTCACCGCGTCTCCGCTCGAGCGCGTCGTTTCGGGGTCGGACCTCTACGTGCGCGTCGAGCCGTTTTCCCCGGCGGGGGTGCGTTCGCGCTACAAAATCGTGCGCGGCGGCGCGGAGTACTTCGCCGACCCGCTCGCCCGTCGTTTTGCGTTCGACACGTTCGGAGAGCACTCGCTCGCCGTCGCGGGCAGCGCGGAGAGCCATCGACAGCGCCTCCGCGACGTCCGAGATCGGACAGGGCGCCTCCCCATGCGCACCGTGGAGATCCATGTCCCCGCCGTGTACGAGGCCACTCCGGGAGAGGGGCTCCCCGTCCTCGTCATGCAAGACGGGCAGAACCTCTTCGCGAGCAAAGGCGCGGGGAGCTGGAACGTCGACGTAGCCGTCGACTCGGCGATCACGCGCGCCGAAGTGCGACCGTTCCTCGTGGTCGCCGTGCCCCACGGCCCCGACCGATTTGCAGAGTACACGCACACGACGGACTCCCTCCCAGGGATCGGCGCGGTCGGAGGGCTCGCGGACGCCTACGCGGCCTATGTCGTGGACGACGTGCTCCCGGCGGTACGACGGCAGCTGCGGACTCGTGAAGGCGCGGCGAGCACGGCGATCGGGGGCTCCTCGCTCGGGGGGCTCGTGAGCCTCTACGTCGCGCGCGCGAGGCCCGACGTCTTCGGTGCGGCGCTCTCGTTCTCGGGCACCATGAGCTGGGGGACGCTCGGCCGCACGAACCCCACGATCGAGGCGCTCTACCGGGCGCGCGCTCCGCGAGGCCTCGCGATCTACCTCGACAGCGGAGGGAGCGACGGAGGTGGCTGCGCGACCCTCACGCCCCTCGTCTCGGAGGAGCGCTTCGATCAGTACTGCGAGTCACGAGCGATGCGCGACGCGCTCGTCACGCTGGGATGGACGCCCGGGAGCGACCTCCACTACGCCTGGGAGCGCGACGCTCTCCACGACGAGGCCGCGTGGGCGAGGCGCTTTCCGTCCGCGATTCGAGCCGTTTTTCCGCGCCGCTGACGACGAAGCCCTCCCTGCCGGAGCAGAGAGGGCTTCTTGTGTCGAGGTTCGCCTCGGCTCAGACCTTGAGGCCGGGGTGGGCGTTGGCGCCGAAGGGGTTGCCCGGGGCGTTGACGAGCGACGAGAGGAGCGACCAGAAGCCGCGGCCGCTCGGGATGTTCGGGTCGAAGCCGACGTTCGCGGTGACCTGCTGGAAGCCGCCGACCTTCACGTTGGCGCCGATGACCGTCGCCGCGCAGCCCGTCGCGTGGTCGCTGCCGGGCAGGCTTCGCGAGAAGTCGCCCATGATGACCACGTTCACGTTGCGGTCGACCGGCTCGGGGTTGTTCACCCACATGCGGTTGAAGAACGTGATGAGCGGCGGAATGATGCGTGTATTCATCATGTTACGCACGTTCGAGCCGTCGCGGTCGCCGTGCGTGTCCCACCCGCCGTCGATCGCGAACACCACGTTCGTCCCCGACCGGATCATGAGCTCCGCCGCCGCGATCTTCGAGTTGAAGTTGTTGACCGCGGTGCCGTTGGTGATGCCGTACCCCGGCAAGATCGACGCGTAGTCGTACGCCGCCGCGCTCTTCGCGAGCGTCGCGCGCACCGTGTCGTAGCCGTCCTTCAGGTGCGTGAGGCCCTTCGGGCTCGAGGCCAATCGACCCGCGCTCATGTTCTGCGACTGCTCGATCGCCTTGCCCGAGATCGCGCGGTCCGGGAGCGTGTCGTTGCCCTTCAGGGCGTCGATCGTCGAGCGCACGTCGCCGATGTTCTGCACCGACACGCCGTTCATCGTGCCCGCGAGGCCGTTGACGTTGCCGCCGCCGACCGTCGCCATCTTGATGCTCGCGTCGCCGCCCATCGCCGCCGCGAGCTGCACCGCGAAGCCCACCGCGCCCTCGGTCATCCCGTTGCGCTGCGCGCCGCCGTGATCGCTCGAGCGGTGGTTGATCTGCACCGTGCTGATTTTGTTGAACGCCGCCGCCGGGAGCCGGTTGAACGACGCGTCGACGAGCGGGCCGCCAGGGACCTGCGCCGTGTTGCCGGCCGTGACGCCGAACGTCTGGTTGAGGAACGAGCGGGCGCTCGGGAAGAGCGCGTTGTACCCGCCGCCGAGGTACACGACGAGGACCGCGCCTTTGCCGGTCGGCGTGTTCGCGGCCCGAGCT includes these proteins:
- a CDS encoding DUF1501 domain-containing protein — encoded protein: MSKFNRRSFLKAVGVGAGAAMGARMAPGLLGEARAANTPTGKGAVLVVYLGGGYNALFPSARSFLNQTFGVTAGNTAQVPGGPLVDASFNRLPAAAFNKISTVQINHRSSDHGGAQRNGMTEGAVGFAVQLAAAMGGDASIKMATVGGGNVNGLAGTMNGVSVQNIGDVRSTIDALKGNDTLPDRAISGKAIEQSQNMSAGRLASSPKGLTHLKDGYDTVRATLAKSAAAYDYASILPGYGITNGTAVNNFNSKIAAAELMIRSGTNVVFAIDGGWDTHGDRDGSNVRNMMNTRIIPPLITFFNRMWVNNPEPVDRNVNVVIMGDFSRSLPGSDHATGCAATVIGANVKVGGFQQVTANVGFDPNIPSGRGFWSLLSSLVNAPGNPFGANAHPGLKV